A stretch of Gouania willdenowi chromosome 21, fGouWil2.1, whole genome shotgun sequence DNA encodes these proteins:
- the LOC114455548 gene encoding transcription factor 7-like, translated as MWASEQHVQPEDTFFYWPEDYDDGYGAQQINGQYIAQLLQDQTTFADDQDGAPNYEDLTTVDVLSIAEYCHPQNPCPTTINPIPTDVHMQAQQHIELQTFIPSAVSAMTYNGLPVFTAGMDPLPTFGGQNENDFVSIVQPEPPAVPAVPAPPVKAPVLKKVNKRKAEKVEEGLYIKKPPNAFMLFLKEHRKSAEEDLGVRTSAVVNKFLGERWKSLPAEDKDQYNTEAKRCALLHHEQNPGWTNKKNYAKKRRLIRRVGVSTC; from the exons ATGTGGGCCTCAGAACAGCACGTTCAGCCG gaagatacttttttttactggccTGAGGACTATGATGACGGGTACGGGGCCCAACAAATAAATGGCCAGTACATTGCCCAACTGCTTCAGGACCAAACAACGTTCGCTGACGACCAGGACGGGGCTCCAAACTATGAAGACCTGACAACCGTTGATGTCTTGTCTATCGCAGAGTACTGCCACCCACAAAATCCTTGCCCCACAACCATCAACCCCATTCCTACTGATGTGCACATGCAGGCCCAACAACATATTGAGCTCCAAACCTTCATCCCATCGGCTGTGTCTGCTATGACA TATAATGGACTTCCAGTGTTCACTGCAGGGATGGATCCACTTCCCACTTTTGGAGGACA GAATGAGAATGACTTTGTTTCAATCGTGCAACCAGAACCCCCAGCAGTCCCAGCAGTCCCAGCCCCCCCAGTGAAGGCTCCAgtcttaaa AAAGGTGAACAAGCGTAAGGCAGAGAAGGTGGAAGAGGGGCTGTACATAAAAAAGCCCCCCAATGCCTTCATGCTGTTTCTCAAAGAGCACAGGAAGTCTGCGGAGGAAGATCTGGGCGTGAGGACGAGCGCTGTCGTCAACAAATTCCTCGGTGAACGG TGGAAGTCATTGCCAGCGGAGGACAAAGATCAGTATAATACTGAGGCCAAACGTTGTGCTTTGCTCCACCACGAGCAGAACCCCGGCTGGACCAACAAGAAGAACTAT GCAAAGAAAAGGAGACTAATTCggagagtgggcgtgtccacGTGTTAG